Proteins from a single region of Synechococcus sp. WH 8109:
- a CDS encoding sensor histidine kinase KdpD, with translation MTGPSFTDLRQRLAQDVPQGRCDEIGVRRLWWAALETLQQDLLERGLERGIWLAAPLPALYEPELLKHLQGWVWAPDQLDQLSPHPTALPGRSSSNEPGYLRGFQRLSLGPDDGDDPLLLVITPEVQVALALHGPAQKRQLLMRCDPATLSDVLVQLGGRLEHQSPTQAEQLRKALESIGSLQSNAAWSEQFWPRLTERLTGTAPGLMLQPIQADRPPEVPSHGDLNLLEAITHEVRTPLATIRTLIRSLLRRKDLADVVVNRLRQIDVECSEQIDRFGLIFHAAELQREPNEANLARTDLQAMLSALAPSWTEQLDRRGIALELDLSADLPAILSDSRRLEPMLGGLIDRSTRGLPSGSQLTLHLQAAGPRVKLQLHVEHPYRSQAAEAGKSPQREDVGTVLSWDPSTGSLQLSQDATRQMMASLGGRYQPRRDRDITVFFPVHTPRE, from the coding sequence TTGACCGGCCCCTCCTTCACAGACCTGCGACAACGGCTGGCACAGGACGTGCCCCAGGGCCGCTGCGATGAGATTGGTGTCCGGCGGCTTTGGTGGGCTGCTCTGGAAACCCTGCAACAGGACCTGCTTGAGCGCGGCCTGGAACGCGGCATCTGGCTGGCTGCCCCCCTGCCAGCTCTCTACGAACCGGAGTTACTGAAACATCTGCAGGGATGGGTGTGGGCTCCAGATCAACTGGATCAACTGAGTCCGCATCCAACAGCACTGCCGGGACGGTCCAGCAGCAATGAGCCCGGTTACTTGCGGGGATTCCAACGCTTGTCCCTAGGCCCCGACGACGGGGATGACCCACTGCTGCTGGTGATCACACCCGAGGTCCAGGTGGCCCTTGCCCTACATGGACCGGCCCAGAAGCGTCAGTTGCTGATGCGATGCGACCCAGCAACGCTCAGTGATGTGCTGGTGCAGCTGGGGGGCCGGCTGGAGCACCAGTCACCAACGCAGGCCGAGCAGCTGCGCAAAGCGCTCGAATCGATCGGCTCCCTGCAGAGCAATGCAGCCTGGTCAGAACAGTTCTGGCCCCGTCTCACGGAGCGGCTCACCGGCACAGCCCCTGGGCTGATGCTGCAACCCATCCAGGCTGATCGCCCACCGGAAGTGCCCAGCCATGGAGATCTGAATTTGCTGGAAGCGATCACCCATGAGGTGCGAACCCCGCTGGCCACGATCCGAACATTGATTCGCTCTCTGCTACGGCGGAAGGATCTGGCTGATGTCGTTGTGAATCGCTTGCGGCAGATCGATGTGGAATGCAGCGAGCAGATCGATCGATTTGGCCTGATCTTCCATGCCGCTGAACTGCAACGGGAGCCCAACGAGGCCAATCTGGCCCGCACGGATTTGCAGGCCATGCTGAGCGCCCTTGCACCCAGCTGGACGGAACAGCTGGACCGTCGCGGAATCGCCCTGGAGCTGGATCTCAGCGCTGACCTGCCAGCGATCCTCAGTGACTCCCGGCGACTGGAACCGATGCTGGGGGGGCTGATCGACCGCAGCACCAGGGGGCTCCCCTCCGGCAGTCAGCTCACGCTTCACCTCCAGGCAGCGGGTCCGCGGGTGAAGCTTCAGCTGCATGTGGAGCATCCCTACAGAAGCCAGGCCGCGGAGGCCGGCAAGTCTCCCCAGCGCGAGGACGTAGGCACCGTCCTGAGCTGGGATCCCAGCACAGGAAGCCTGCAGTTAAGCCAGGATGCGACTCGCCAGATGATGGCCAGCCTGGGAGGCCGCTATCAGCCCAGGCGCGACCGCGACATCACCGTTTTTTTTCCGGTGCATACGCCCAGAGAGTGA
- a CDS encoding helix-turn-helix transcriptional regulator, protein MFSRRKPSRTCLADIEQYFHQPPPQFLDLELAVCWILECLLKNDNYPSGLLQKLIREEPQLRLSETVLQQALEFLEQQGSISSYTQRCPSRGRPRRMLHLESDARGEAERLMQPWRSWLNSHRFALN, encoded by the coding sequence GTGTTCTCTCGCAGAAAGCCTTCGCGCACCTGTCTGGCAGACATCGAGCAGTACTTCCATCAGCCGCCTCCGCAATTCCTCGACCTGGAGCTGGCTGTCTGCTGGATCCTCGAGTGCTTGCTCAAAAACGACAATTACCCCTCCGGACTCCTACAGAAACTGATCCGGGAGGAGCCTCAACTGCGGCTATCTGAAACCGTGCTGCAACAGGCCCTGGAGTTCCTTGAGCAACAGGGCTCGATCAGCAGCTACACCCAACGCTGCCCGAGTCGCGGACGGCCACGGCGCATGCTGCACCTTGAATCCGATGCACGCGGCGAAGCCGAGCGACTGATGCAGCCCTGGCGCAGCTGGCTGAACTCCCACCGGTTCGCCTTGAACTAA
- the gshA gene encoding glutamate--cysteine ligase, which translates to MTAHPLLLKGFEVELFTGRSKGTNVGVAPDVARDLPGFVTEPDRRNLEYVTDPIRDYAQLPEALLAPRRTLRRWLQKRELTLLPGSTMSLGDSSRFERSDPENAYHALIEQLYGTKVVTASIHINLGITDLNWLFAAVRLVRCEAALLLALSASSPFLDGRSTSHHSQRWHQFPLTPAAVPLFRDHKHYIEWVEEQLATGAMRNERHLWTSVRPNGPRRPYDLNRLELRICDLVTNPDQLLAITCLLELRLLALKNNIEILDPLSSSSLSASELVQLAESNDAAVARSSLNAELRHWQDGRAINCKDWLLELIGQLTPLAESLQLRSCLKPLDSLLVHGNQAMLWEAAHRQGQSIENLLQEGIQRMEEEERISTGEACLG; encoded by the coding sequence ATGACAGCGCACCCCCTTCTGCTGAAAGGCTTCGAGGTTGAACTGTTCACCGGTCGAAGCAAAGGAACCAACGTGGGCGTCGCCCCCGACGTTGCCAGGGACCTCCCTGGCTTCGTGACGGAACCGGACCGTCGCAACCTCGAATACGTCACCGACCCGATCCGGGATTACGCCCAACTGCCCGAGGCGCTACTGGCTCCTCGGCGGACGCTGCGGCGGTGGCTGCAGAAGCGGGAGCTAACGCTTCTCCCCGGCAGCACCATGAGCCTGGGTGACAGCAGCCGCTTCGAACGCTCCGACCCGGAGAACGCGTATCACGCGCTGATTGAACAGCTGTATGGCACCAAGGTCGTGACAGCCAGCATCCATATCAACCTCGGGATCACCGATCTCAACTGGTTGTTTGCAGCGGTCCGGCTCGTGCGCTGCGAAGCGGCTCTGCTGCTTGCCCTGAGTGCAAGTTCCCCCTTCTTGGATGGGCGGAGCACCAGCCACCACTCCCAGCGATGGCATCAATTCCCGCTCACGCCGGCTGCGGTTCCTCTCTTTAGAGATCACAAGCACTACATCGAGTGGGTGGAGGAGCAGCTGGCCACGGGTGCCATGCGCAACGAACGCCACCTGTGGACATCGGTTCGGCCCAATGGTCCGCGGCGCCCCTACGACCTCAACCGGTTGGAATTAAGGATCTGTGATCTGGTCACCAATCCCGATCAGCTGCTGGCGATCACCTGTCTGCTGGAGCTGCGGCTGCTGGCCCTCAAAAACAACATCGAAATCCTCGATCCACTCAGCAGCAGTTCGCTGAGCGCCAGTGAACTGGTCCAGCTCGCCGAAAGCAACGATGCCGCCGTGGCCCGATCCAGCCTGAATGCTGAACTCCGGCATTGGCAGGATGGCCGTGCCATCAACTGCAAAGACTGGCTGCTGGAGCTGATTGGTCAGCTGACTCCCCTCGCCGAATCGCTCCAGCTCAGGTCCTGCTTGAAGCCCTTGGATTCCCTGCTTGTCCATGGCAATCAGGCCATGCTCTGGGAAGCGGCCCATAGACAGGGCCAATCCATCGAGAACCTACTTCAGGAAGGTATTCAGCGGATGGAGGAGGAGGAACGGATCTCCACCGGGGAAGCCTGTTTGGGATGA
- the rodA gene encoding rod shape-determining protein RodA: protein MFSRRDRHRSHREWVLWGVPLGMIAIAGVLIASTQRQADYADWYHHWITAAFGVLLALGLERLPLQRLRPLLVPVYVLTVISLVAVRVIGTTALGAQRWISIGGVHVQPSEFAKIAAILLVAAVLSRHPVERPVDLMRPLGVIAVPWLLVFIQPDLGTSLVFGALMLTMLYWSGMPVEWVILWLSPLVTALLSGLLPWAMALWIPLMGVLAYRSLPWKRLAATATLAIHGAMAAVTPWLWIHGLKDYQRDRLVLFLDPSQDPLGGGYHLLQSTVGIGSGGVLGTGLLQGQLTKLRFIPEQHTDFIFSALGEETGFIGCLLVVLGFAALMARLLQIARNARTDFESLVVIGIGTMLMFQVVVNIFMTIGLGPVTGIPLPFLSYGRSAMVVNFIALGLCLSVVRQSRRSLAHLR, encoded by the coding sequence ATGTTCAGCCGACGTGACCGCCACAGATCGCACCGGGAGTGGGTGCTCTGGGGTGTTCCGCTCGGGATGATCGCCATCGCCGGGGTGCTGATCGCCAGCACCCAACGCCAGGCGGACTATGCCGACTGGTACCACCACTGGATCACCGCAGCCTTCGGAGTGCTGCTGGCGCTGGGACTGGAACGGCTGCCGCTGCAGCGTCTCCGGCCTCTTTTGGTTCCCGTTTACGTCCTCACGGTGATCAGCCTGGTGGCGGTGCGCGTTATTGGAACCACAGCGCTGGGCGCCCAACGCTGGATCAGCATTGGCGGGGTTCATGTTCAGCCATCGGAATTCGCCAAGATTGCGGCGATCCTGCTCGTGGCAGCAGTCTTGTCGCGACACCCGGTGGAACGACCGGTTGATCTGATGCGCCCTCTCGGGGTGATTGCAGTGCCTTGGCTGCTGGTGTTCATCCAGCCTGATCTCGGCACATCGCTTGTGTTCGGAGCCCTGATGCTCACGATGCTCTATTGGTCTGGGATGCCGGTCGAGTGGGTGATTCTGTGGTTGTCACCGCTGGTGACGGCCCTGCTCTCAGGCCTTCTCCCCTGGGCCATGGCCCTCTGGATCCCGCTGATGGGAGTTCTCGCGTACCGCTCCCTGCCCTGGAAACGTTTGGCAGCTACAGCAACCCTGGCCATCCACGGCGCCATGGCTGCTGTGACGCCATGGCTCTGGATACATGGTTTGAAGGACTATCAACGGGACCGTTTGGTGCTGTTCCTCGACCCCAGTCAGGATCCATTGGGCGGGGGCTATCACCTACTCCAGAGCACCGTTGGCATCGGTTCAGGCGGCGTCTTGGGCACAGGTCTTCTTCAAGGACAACTGACCAAGCTTCGTTTCATCCCTGAACAGCACACCGATTTCATCTTCAGCGCCCTGGGCGAGGAAACCGGTTTTATTGGCTGCCTTCTGGTGGTTCTTGGATTTGCCGCCTTGATGGCACGGTTGCTCCAGATCGCGCGCAATGCCCGCACCGACTTCGAATCACTAGTGGTGATCGGGATCGGCACGATGCTGATGTTCCAGGTGGTGGTAAACATCTTCATGACCATCGGCCTGGGCCCCGTCACAGGAATTCCCCTGCCCTTCCTCAGTTATGGGCGCTCAGCCATGGTGGTGAACTTCATCGCGCTCGGCCTCTGCCTGTCGGTGGTCCGGCAAAGCCGTCGCTCCTTGGCGCACCTCCGTTGA
- a CDS encoding anthranilate synthase component I — MFSPDRDAFHQAVCSGANLIPLAQSWPADLETPLTTWIKVGDGRPPGVLLESVEGGETLGRWSVIACDPLWTASARNDRLTRTWRDGREESFNGNPFASLRDILEPYSCVNLPGLPPLGQLYGVWGYELIQWIEPTVAVHPRAAADPPDGIWMLMDAILIFDQVKRQITAVAFGDLSNGADEEQAWQTAIGRIEALRQRMDAPLPAVKPLTWDARSKELPAVRSNRSRDEFEAAVDTAKEHIAAGDVFQLVISQRLETEVPQSPLELYRSLRMVNPSPYMAFFDFGDWQLIGSSPEVMVQAEPAADGIHASLRPIAGTRPRGATPVEDRELEADLLADPKERAEHVMLVDLGRNDLGRVCQPGSVAVQDLMVIERYSHVMHIVSQVEGRLGPTHDVWDLLMAAFPAGTVSGAPKIRAMQLIHELEPDARGPYSGVYGSVDLAGALNTAITIRTMLVQPRDSGGCRVKVQAGAGVVADSQPTAEFEETLNKARGMLTALACLNPPG; from the coding sequence ATGTTCAGTCCCGATCGCGACGCCTTTCATCAGGCTGTTTGCAGTGGTGCCAACCTGATTCCTCTGGCTCAGAGTTGGCCTGCAGATCTTGAAACACCCCTCACCACCTGGATCAAGGTGGGTGATGGAAGGCCTCCAGGCGTGCTGCTGGAGTCTGTAGAGGGTGGTGAAACCTTGGGGCGTTGGAGCGTGATCGCATGCGATCCGCTTTGGACGGCGTCAGCGCGCAATGATCGTCTGACGCGCACCTGGCGAGATGGTCGTGAAGAGAGCTTCAACGGCAATCCGTTCGCATCCCTGCGCGACATCCTCGAGCCTTACTCCTGCGTCAACCTGCCGGGCCTCCCTCCGCTTGGGCAGCTCTATGGCGTTTGGGGTTACGAATTGATCCAGTGGATCGAACCCACCGTCGCCGTTCATCCCCGCGCTGCTGCAGATCCCCCGGATGGGATCTGGATGTTGATGGACGCGATCCTGATCTTTGATCAGGTGAAACGACAGATCACCGCTGTCGCCTTCGGCGACCTCTCCAACGGAGCGGATGAGGAACAGGCCTGGCAAACCGCTATCGGACGTATTGAGGCCCTGCGCCAGCGAATGGACGCACCTCTGCCCGCCGTCAAACCACTGACCTGGGACGCGAGAAGCAAAGAGCTTCCCGCGGTGCGCTCCAACCGCAGCCGCGATGAATTCGAAGCCGCCGTCGACACCGCCAAAGAACACATCGCAGCCGGCGATGTGTTCCAACTGGTAATCAGTCAGCGCTTAGAAACCGAGGTGCCCCAATCGCCCCTGGAGCTGTACCGCAGTTTGCGGATGGTGAATCCTTCCCCGTATATGGCGTTCTTCGACTTTGGGGACTGGCAACTGATTGGCTCCAGTCCGGAGGTGATGGTTCAAGCCGAACCCGCTGCTGATGGCATCCACGCCAGCCTTCGCCCCATCGCCGGAACACGGCCCCGCGGCGCCACGCCCGTGGAAGACCGCGAACTGGAAGCTGACCTGCTGGCCGACCCGAAGGAAAGAGCTGAGCACGTGATGCTTGTTGATCTGGGCCGCAACGACCTCGGCAGGGTCTGTCAGCCCGGAAGCGTGGCAGTGCAAGACCTGATGGTGATCGAGCGCTATTCCCACGTGATGCACATCGTCAGCCAAGTCGAAGGACGCCTGGGGCCAACGCACGACGTGTGGGATCTGCTGATGGCGGCGTTCCCCGCCGGCACCGTCAGCGGCGCGCCGAAAATCCGGGCGATGCAACTCATCCACGAGCTTGAGCCCGATGCCCGTGGCCCCTATTCCGGGGTGTACGGATCCGTTGATCTGGCCGGGGCCCTCAACACGGCGATCACGATCCGAACTATGCTGGTACAACCCCGTGATAGCGGGGGATGCCGAGTGAAAGTACAGGCCGGAGCCGGCGTTGTGGCCGATTCACAACCGACGGCGGAGTTTGAGGAGACCCTCAACAAAGCCAGGGGAATGCTGACCGCACTGGCGTGCCTGAATCCACCGGGATGA
- a CDS encoding Mrp/NBP35 family ATP-binding protein, which translates to MTPVEQANQALQQVKDAGSGKTALELGWIEQIRITPPRAVFRLSLPGFAQSQRDRIVAEARGALMALDGIDDVQIEIGQPPSQGGIGQAGHGQPAERQSIPGVRQVIAVSSGKGGVGKSTVAVNLACALAQTGLRVGLLDADIYGPNAPTMLGVADQTPEVQGSGDQQRIVPIETCGIAMVSMGLLIDDHQPVIWRGPMLNGIIRQFLYQAEWGKRDILIVDLPPGTGDAQLSLAQAVPMAGVVIVTTPQQVSLQDARRGLAMFRQMGIPVLGVVENMSAFIPPDRPDCRYALFGSGGGAQLAADYDVPLLAQIPMEMPVQEGGDTGRPIVINRSDSASAAEFKGLAEAVLKAVTQPV; encoded by the coding sequence ATGACCCCGGTCGAGCAGGCCAACCAAGCCCTCCAGCAAGTCAAAGATGCCGGCAGTGGCAAAACGGCCCTGGAGCTCGGCTGGATCGAACAGATCCGCATCACCCCGCCGCGGGCTGTGTTTCGCCTCAGCCTTCCTGGCTTCGCCCAAAGCCAGCGTGACCGAATCGTGGCCGAAGCACGGGGCGCTCTGATGGCGCTCGATGGCATTGACGACGTTCAGATCGAGATCGGCCAACCGCCAAGCCAAGGGGGCATTGGCCAGGCCGGCCATGGTCAGCCGGCGGAACGCCAGTCGATCCCCGGCGTCCGCCAGGTGATTGCAGTGAGCAGCGGCAAGGGCGGCGTCGGCAAGAGCACCGTCGCGGTCAATCTGGCCTGCGCCCTCGCCCAGACCGGGCTGCGGGTCGGACTTCTGGACGCCGATATCTACGGGCCGAACGCACCCACCATGCTGGGCGTCGCTGACCAAACACCTGAGGTGCAGGGCAGCGGCGATCAGCAGCGGATTGTCCCGATCGAGACCTGCGGCATCGCCATGGTGTCGATGGGTCTACTGATCGACGATCACCAACCTGTGATCTGGCGCGGTCCGATGCTCAACGGCATCATTCGGCAGTTCCTGTATCAGGCCGAATGGGGTAAGCGGGACATTCTCATCGTTGATCTGCCACCGGGCACCGGTGATGCACAGCTCTCCCTGGCCCAGGCGGTGCCGATGGCGGGCGTTGTGATCGTGACCACACCACAACAGGTGTCGCTGCAGGATGCGCGAAGGGGTCTCGCCATGTTCCGGCAGATGGGCATTCCCGTTCTGGGCGTGGTGGAGAACATGAGCGCCTTCATTCCTCCGGACCGTCCCGACTGCCGCTACGCCCTCTTCGGCAGTGGCGGCGGCGCCCAACTGGCCGCCGACTATGACGTTCCCCTGCTGGCTCAGATCCCCATGGAAATGCCCGTGCAGGAAGGCGGTGACACGGGACGACCGATCGTGATCAACCGCAGCGACTCCGCCAGCGCCGCCGAGTTCAAAGGCCTTGCTGAAGCGGTACTCAAGGCAGTCACCCAGCCCGTCTGA
- a CDS encoding ribonuclease D, with translation MAEKSSSPAEFAVFDRDLDAAWTERYLQSPRLAVDTEAMGLIHGRDRLCLVQIADAEDRVACVRIGLGQTEAPNLKRLLEAPTVEKVFHFARFDVAALAAGLGIEVNPVFCTKVGSRLGRTYTPRHGLKDLVMELVGVELDKGAQSSDWGRVDELTDAQLAYAANDVRYLLPARERLEKMLRREGRWDLAQRCFQCVPVVAELDRLRFHQIFEH, from the coding sequence ATGGCTGAGAAGTCGTCATCCCCAGCGGAATTCGCCGTCTTTGATCGCGATCTCGATGCAGCTTGGACGGAGCGCTACCTGCAGTCCCCGCGGCTTGCTGTTGACACCGAAGCGATGGGGCTGATCCATGGGCGTGATCGGCTTTGCCTGGTTCAGATCGCCGACGCCGAGGACCGTGTGGCCTGCGTCCGCATTGGCCTGGGCCAGACCGAGGCACCGAATCTCAAGCGCCTGCTTGAGGCGCCCACGGTGGAGAAGGTGTTTCACTTCGCCCGTTTCGATGTGGCTGCGCTTGCCGCCGGTTTGGGGATCGAAGTGAACCCCGTGTTCTGCACCAAGGTCGGCAGTCGGCTCGGCCGCACATACACCCCCCGCCATGGCCTCAAGGATCTGGTGATGGAATTGGTCGGCGTTGAGCTGGACAAGGGCGCCCAGAGCAGTGACTGGGGCCGGGTGGACGAACTCACGGATGCTCAGCTGGCCTATGCCGCCAACGATGTGCGCTACTTGCTTCCAGCCCGCGAGCGCCTGGAGAAGATGTTGCGGCGGGAAGGACGCTGGGATCTAGCACAACGCTGCTTTCAATGCGTTCCGGTGGTTGCCGAGCTGGATCGGCTGCGCTTTCACCAGATCTTTGAGCACTGA
- a CDS encoding cofactor assembly of complex C subunit B: protein MPAGFQSTLLLTVLLAIGLVFFLRAASKDRTTVVDVMSPQPPITVLNGLSTWLEDRGWSRDGGDAERQVLRFKGKVASSQPLAVLLSVLAAIGSACFGLVLRQLAPQLHWWPLLLIGLGPLAGAVYTRRAARTEALELQLLPAPEGDGSTIRLRAHRDELIAIELELAETLQLASEGSLLSSPI from the coding sequence ATGCCTGCAGGATTCCAATCCACCCTCCTGCTGACTGTTCTGCTGGCGATTGGTCTGGTCTTCTTTCTGCGTGCAGCCAGCAAGGACCGAACCACGGTGGTGGACGTGATGTCCCCCCAACCCCCCATCACCGTGCTTAACGGGCTCAGCACTTGGCTGGAAGACCGCGGCTGGAGCCGGGATGGCGGCGATGCTGAGCGCCAGGTGCTCCGCTTCAAGGGAAAAGTGGCCTCCAGCCAACCCCTTGCGGTGTTGCTGTCAGTGCTGGCGGCCATTGGCTCCGCCTGCTTCGGTCTGGTCCTGCGTCAGCTGGCACCCCAACTGCACTGGTGGCCTCTGCTGCTGATCGGCCTCGGTCCTCTGGCGGGAGCTGTTTACACGCGGCGGGCCGCTCGCACAGAAGCACTTGAACTGCAACTCCTTCCTGCTCCCGAGGGAGACGGCAGCACAATTCGTCTGCGGGCTCATCGGGACGAATTGATCGCCATCGAACTGGAACTGGCCGAGACCCTGCAACTCGCCAGTGAGGGATCCCTGCTCTCCTCCCCCATCTGA
- a CDS encoding photosystem I reaction center subunit II PsaD: MAATALNGQLPQHIASTGGLLNSAETEEKYAITWTSKTEQAFELPTGGAALMNSGENLMYFARKEQCLALGTQLRTKFKPRIEDYKIYRIYPGGDTEFLHPKDGVFSEKVNEGRPMVGHNPRRIGQNVNPANIKFSGRNTFDA; encoded by the coding sequence ATGGCAGCAACGGCGTTGAACGGTCAACTTCCCCAGCACATCGCCAGCACTGGCGGCCTTCTGAATTCAGCGGAGACTGAAGAAAAATACGCAATCACCTGGACCAGCAAAACAGAGCAGGCTTTTGAGCTACCTACTGGTGGCGCCGCTCTGATGAATTCAGGCGAGAACCTGATGTATTTCGCTCGCAAGGAACAGTGCCTCGCCCTCGGCACTCAGCTGCGCACGAAATTCAAGCCCAGGATCGAGGACTACAAGATTTACCGGATCTACCCCGGTGGTGACACCGAGTTCCTGCATCCCAAGGATGGTGTGTTCTCCGAAAAGGTGAACGAAGGTCGTCCCATGGTGGGCCACAACCCCCGTCGCATTGGCCAGAACGTGAACCCGGCCAACATCAAGTTCAGCGGCCGGAACACCTTCGACGCCTGA
- a CDS encoding lipid-A-disaccharide synthase-related protein gives MHRRAPRRPLTVLPLVGAGRVFDAAVQQGWLTRLGPKAALPSGGFSNQSLRGLLADIRAGLPSLSWSQWQLVRRLGHERQSIVAVGDLLPLLMAWSSGAPFGFIGTPKSDYTWLSGPGRAKSDCYHRLKGSEWDPWEWRLMRSRRCQLVAMRDRLTARGLQRKGVGALAPGNPMMDGLQVQPLPSALERCRRVLLLCGSRMPEAQRNLQRLVRGAMALPGRVPTALLVAVGAQPDAEALSHSLEQLGFRRSLPPSDQLGAEACWVKEACLVLIGRGCFDQWAGWAEAGIATAGTATEQLVGLGIPALSLPGPGPQFKPGFARRQSRLLGGAVRPCSDESELTRRLEVLLANPALRSHLGRIGSQRMGPAGGSDQLAQLILDRFNGY, from the coding sequence GTGCATCGGCGCGCACCTCGACGCCCCCTGACCGTGCTTCCTCTGGTGGGTGCCGGACGTGTGTTTGATGCTGCAGTTCAGCAGGGATGGCTGACACGCCTGGGGCCAAAAGCAGCCCTGCCCAGTGGTGGCTTCAGCAACCAAAGCCTGAGAGGACTTCTGGCAGACATCAGGGCTGGGCTCCCCAGTCTGAGCTGGAGTCAATGGCAGTTGGTACGCCGCCTGGGACATGAGCGCCAATCCATCGTTGCTGTGGGTGATTTGCTGCCACTGCTGATGGCCTGGAGCAGTGGCGCCCCCTTCGGCTTCATCGGCACTCCGAAAAGCGACTACACCTGGCTCAGCGGTCCCGGACGGGCCAAAAGCGACTGCTACCACCGGCTCAAAGGCAGTGAGTGGGATCCCTGGGAATGGCGCCTGATGCGCTCGCGCCGCTGTCAACTGGTGGCCATGCGTGATCGGCTCACGGCCCGAGGTTTGCAACGCAAGGGCGTGGGCGCCCTTGCGCCGGGCAATCCGATGATGGATGGCCTTCAAGTCCAACCGCTGCCATCGGCCCTGGAACGCTGCCGCCGAGTGCTCCTACTCTGCGGAAGTCGCATGCCAGAGGCCCAGCGCAACCTGCAGCGGTTAGTTCGTGGTGCCATGGCGCTGCCCGGCCGTGTGCCGACGGCACTGCTCGTGGCCGTGGGCGCCCAACCCGATGCAGAGGCCCTGAGCCACAGCCTTGAACAACTGGGGTTTCGACGCAGCCTTCCACCTTCGGACCAACTGGGTGCCGAAGCTTGCTGGGTGAAAGAAGCCTGCCTGGTGCTGATCGGGCGAGGTTGCTTTGACCAATGGGCCGGCTGGGCAGAAGCCGGCATCGCCACCGCCGGAACGGCGACGGAACAACTGGTGGGCCTGGGCATTCCGGCCCTGTCCCTACCGGGACCAGGACCGCAATTCAAGCCGGGCTTCGCCCGCCGTCAGAGCCGCCTGCTGGGGGGAGCGGTTCGTCCCTGCTCTGATGAATCCGAACTCACTAGACGGCTCGAAGTTCTCCTGGCTAACCCGGCACTCCGCTCCCACCTGGGACGGATCGGGTCGCAGCGGATGGGGCCAGCAGGGGGAAGTGATCAGCTGGCACAACTGATCCTGGATCGCTTCAACGGATACTAA
- the hemF gene encoding oxygen-dependent coproporphyrinogen oxidase, which produces MVRSLIRRVLGRQDVGVSKAPLELPPSDSRERARAMVMGLQDEICAGLEALDGEGLFAEESWVRSEGGGGRSRVMREGRVFEQGGVNFSEVQGEELPPSILKQRPEAKGHPWFATGTSMVLHPRNPYIPTVHLNYRYFEAGPVWWFGGGADLTPYYPFLDDARLFHRTHQAACDSVHPDLHKVFKPWCDEYFYLKHRGETRGVGGIFYDYQDANGTLYKGQDPSGPAAQVSARLGARPLSWEQLFSLGQANGRAFLPAYAPIVEKRHPMAYGDRERDFQLYRRGRYVEFNLVWDRGTIFGLQTNGRTESILMSLPPLVRWEYGYTAEAGSREALLTELFTKPQDWLGDASLDERCRPHGAIN; this is translated from the coding sequence ATGGTCCGCTCCCTGATTCGCCGCGTCCTTGGACGCCAGGACGTGGGTGTCAGCAAAGCTCCCCTTGAGTTGCCCCCCAGCGATTCCAGAGAGCGGGCTCGGGCGATGGTTATGGGGCTGCAGGACGAAATCTGTGCGGGCCTAGAAGCCCTCGACGGTGAAGGTCTCTTCGCTGAAGAGAGTTGGGTCAGGTCCGAAGGGGGTGGGGGGCGCTCCCGGGTGATGCGTGAGGGCCGCGTCTTTGAACAGGGCGGCGTGAATTTCTCCGAGGTTCAAGGCGAAGAACTGCCCCCGTCGATCCTCAAGCAGCGTCCTGAGGCGAAGGGGCATCCCTGGTTCGCCACGGGGACCTCGATGGTTCTGCATCCGCGCAACCCCTACATCCCGACGGTTCACCTCAATTACCGCTATTTCGAGGCTGGCCCGGTGTGGTGGTTCGGCGGCGGTGCCGACCTCACGCCCTACTACCCGTTCCTTGACGATGCCCGTCTTTTCCATCGCACCCATCAGGCGGCCTGTGATTCGGTTCATCCGGATCTGCACAAGGTGTTTAAGCCTTGGTGCGATGAATATTTCTATTTGAAGCACCGTGGTGAAACCCGCGGCGTTGGCGGCATCTTTTACGACTACCAAGACGCCAACGGCACCCTCTACAAGGGTCAGGATCCCTCCGGGCCTGCGGCTCAGGTGTCAGCTCGTTTGGGAGCTCGGCCGTTGAGCTGGGAGCAGCTGTTCTCCTTGGGGCAGGCCAATGGCAGAGCCTTCTTGCCCGCCTACGCCCCCATCGTGGAGAAGCGCCACCCGATGGCCTATGGCGATCGCGAAAGGGACTTTCAGCTCTATCGCCGAGGCCGTTATGTGGAGTTCAACCTGGTCTGGGACCGCGGCACGATCTTCGGCCTGCAGACCAATGGACGCACGGAGTCGATTCTGATGTCTCTGCCCCCGCTGGTGCGTTGGGAGTACGGCTACACCGCCGAGGCTGGATCACGGGAGGCCCTGCTGACCGAACTGTTCACCAAGCCGCAGGACTGGCTCGGTGATGCCTCGCTGGATGAGCGCTGCCGCCCCCATGGAGCGATCAATTAA